The Canis lupus familiaris isolate Mischka breed German Shepherd chromosome 19, alternate assembly UU_Cfam_GSD_1.0, whole genome shotgun sequence genome contains a region encoding:
- the LOC119864370 gene encoding basic proline-rich protein-like: MQQAPVDPFLGREPGRRPSEQDQACVQGPGRACGRQVPHQPEGVARTRRPPAGEPAAGGLQSGGLQSGRPPAREPAAGEAAAGGPPAGGASSRGASSRGGLQPGSLQPGRPPAGEPPAGEPLLGEPPAGEPPAGAASSRGASTRGASSRGASSRGSLQPGSLYSGSLQPGSLQPGASSRGASSRGGLQSGRPPVGGPPAGEPPAGGPPAGAASSWGGLQPGRPPVGAASSRGACSWGACSRGTSSRGTSSRGASSWGGLQRPPAGEPPAGAASSRGASTRGACSRGACSRGASSQGASSRGASSQGASSRGASSRGSLQPGSLYSGSLQPGSLQPGSLQPGGLQPGGLYSGSLQPGSLQPGRPPAGEPPAGAASSRGASTRGACSRGACSRGASSRGASSRGASSRGASSQGASSRGASSRGSLQPGSLYSGSLQPGSLQPGSLQPGSLQPGVLQPGGLYSGSLQPGSLQPGRPPAREPPAGEPPAGEPLLGEPPAGGPPAGGPPAGAGAVPRRTPDRNYASRQSAGPGAGRGVGVAGAVGGAWRGRGQGGRWAWPAGAWPCGGRGRRRGGAGEGALCRERRAAFVWSRGCGTSVAAAGPRPGRGVRGGAAAAEGMRAAGGRLGAGRC; the protein is encoded by the exons ATGCAGCAAGCACCCGTGGACCCATTCCTGGGCCGGGAGCCGGGGCGTCGCCCATCTGAGCAGGACCAAGCCTGCGTTCAAGGCCCAGGGAGGGCTTGTGGCCGACAGGTGCCCCACCAACCCGAGGGCGTGGCTCGGACCCGGCGGCCTCCAGCCGGGGAGCCTGCAGCCGGGGGCCTCCAGTCGGGGGGCCTCCAGTCGGGGCGGCCTCCAGCCAGGGAGCCTGCAGCTGGGGAGGCTGCAGCCGGGGGACCTCCAGCCGGGGGAGCCTCCAGCCGGGGGGCCTCCAGCCGGGGCGGCCTCCAGCCGGGGAGCCTCCAGCCGGGGCGGCCTCCAGCCGGGGAGCCTCCAGCCGGGGAGCCTCTACTCGGGGAGCCTCCAGCCGGGGAGCCTCCAGCCGGGGCAGCCTCCAGCCGGGGAGCCTCTACTCGGGGAGCCTCCAGCCGGGGAGCCTCCAGCCGGGGCAGCCTCCAGCCGGGGAGCCTCTACTCGGGGAGCCTCCAGCCGGGGAGCCTGCAGCCGGGGGCCTCCAGTCGGGGGGCCTCCAGCCGGGGCGGCCTCCAGTCGGGGCGGCCTCCAGTCGGGGGGCCTCCAGCCGGGGAGCCTCCAGCCGGGGGGCCTCCAGCCGGGGCGGCCTCCAGCTGGGGCGGCCTCCAGCCGGGGCGGCCTCCAGTCGGGGCGGCCTCCAGCCGGGGAGCCTGCAGCTGGGGAGCCTGCAGCCGGGGGACCTCCAGCCGGGGGACCTCCAGCCGCGGAGCCTCCAGTTGGGGCGGCCTCCAGCGGCCTCCAGCCGGGGAGCCTCCAGCCGGGGCGGCCTCCAGCCGGGGAGCCTCTACTCGGGGAGCCTGCAGCCGGGGAGCCTGCAGCCGGGGGGCCTCCAGCCAGGGAGCCTCCAGCCGGGGGGCCTCCAGCCAGGGAGCCTCCAGCCGGGGAGCCTCCAGCCGGGGCAGCCTCCAGCCGGGGAGCCTCTACTCGGGGAGCCTCCAGCCGGGGAGCCTCCAGCCAGGGAGCCTCCAGCCGGGGGGCCTCCAGCCGGGGGGCCTCTACTCGGGGAGCCTCCAGCCGGGGAGCCTCCAGCCGGGGCGGCCTCCAGCCGGGGAGCCTCCAGCCGGGGCGGCCTCCAGCCGGGGAGCCTCTACTCGGGGAGCCTGCAGCCGGGGAGCCTGCAGCCGGGGGGCCTCCAGCCGGGGAGCCTCCAGCCGGGGGGCCTCCAGCCGAGGGGCCTCCAGCCAGGGAGCCTCCAGCCGGGGAGCCTCCAGCCGGGGCAGCCTCCAGCCGGGGAGCCTCTACTCGGGGAGCCTCCAGCCGGGGAGCCTCCAGCCAGGGAGCCTCCAGCCGGGGAGCCTCCAGCCGGGGGTCCTCCAGCCGGGGGGCCTCTACTCGGGGAGCCTCCAGCCGGGGAGCCTCCAGCCGGGGCGGCCTCCAGCCAGGGAGCCTCCAGCCGGGGAGCCTCCAGCCGGGGAGCCTCTACTCGGGGAGCCTCCAGCCGGGGGGCCTCCAGCCGGGGGGCCTCCAGCCGGGGCGGGCGCGGTTCCTCGGCGGACCCCGGACAGAAACTACGCGTCCCGGCAgtcggcggggccgggggcggggcggggcgtgggcgTGGCCGGGGCcgtgggcggggcctggcgggggcggggccagggcgggcGGTGGGCGTGGCCAGCGGGGGCGTGGCCGTGCGGTGGGCGtggccggcggcggggcggggcgggcgagGGCGCATTGTGTCGCGAGCGCCGGGCCGCATTTGTCTGGTCGCGGGGCTGCGGGACGAGCGTGGCGGCCGCCGGCC CCCGCCCGGGGCGAGGCGTccggggcggcgcggcggcggccgagGGCATGAGGGCGGCCGGCGGGCGGCTGGGCGCGGGGCGCTGCTag